DNA sequence from the Carettochelys insculpta isolate YL-2023 chromosome 31, ASM3395843v1, whole genome shotgun sequence genome:
ATCTAAGTAGTTTGACCATTTAACCTGACAACATAGCAATAAGATATAGATTGCTGTACATGTTCTGGTTAGGTTCTTGTAAATCAAGCCCAGTCCCATACTATCATGGCTTCGTGTACAATGGGAATAAACAGTTTTTGCATTATCAGAAGTGACTGGCAGGTTTTAACTGCATGCACTATTCAGATGAGAGGGCTAACACTTGCCTTGCTGACCATAAACTCTGTAAATGTAAGTGAGGAATATCCGTGTTTCAGATCCATTTTTAAAATAGCGATCGGTAAAGGGAGCAGTAAAAGCAACCACAGAAAGTACCATTCATTCaaagcagcagagaaaagcacATCTCTCTCTTTTCAGAGGGAAGGGAGAACCTACAAGTGCCAAAGGTCAATCTCCTCTGCCCAACCCAGGAAACAGCAAGTTGGATGTTGCTGCAAACAGCTCAAATACCCTTAAATCACAGTTAAATATTGTTTAAAGCAAACACCTCTCCACAAAAAAATTTCATACACTgacttttctccttttctttcctgtTAGCTATCCTATTTAGATCTTAGTGTCTGGGTCTTTTTTGGGATTTGTACTGCTTGCATTGCTTTTCtaatctatttaaaatatttgctttccCCTGAAACTTGCTAACCTCAGAACATTTTCCCTTTTCTCATTGGGCCATTCCCTGCATCATGTTTTtaggattccccccccccccacctttttctcTGTGTATCCCCCACCTCTCAGCCTGCTACTATCTCATCTTCATTTCTGGTGCTTCTCCAGACCACTGAATCTACCCAGCCTCTCAGAGAGGGTGATTGCATTTCAGAGGGTTTCCAAATTTGCATGTTTTCTTTCAGCTGCTAATGCCGCTACATTTTGAATAACTCAGTCTACAGCATGCTTACTTAGGCAACATCAGACTAGCAGCTCTGAATTATTCTGGTAGTTAAtaggaaaatacatttttaaagttcCCCAGGGATCTGTTAACTGTGCTGCTGAACTGGGGATTTCCAACACTTACTGAGGGCATAGCAAGCCATCTTCTCTTATTATGAAAAATAAACTATGGCTTCTAGTACTTTGAGTTTTCCCAAGCTTAATGTCATGTTAAGCTACACCACTACGCATGTGACTAATAGTGTTGTGGGGAGGGTACAATACTAATTGTAGGTGGATTCCTAAAAGATCTGGAATTAAGCTATTGTATGTATTATTATGGAAGGGACTGCTGGAGTTGCTTCCCCTATCCCCCCACCTTCCCAAGAGACATGCAGGATGATGATCTCCCAGAGCAGCATCACATGACCCTAATGCATAGAGAAGATAGGCTTGTGCTTTTGTTTCTGTACTGGCACAAAGTCACTcagagagcaggcagctcctgggtTTTGTAGAATTCATCTTCCTGCCCACAGGTTAAACCCAGGACATGCTGTTCTACTTGCTCATGACTAGTTTTCAATCAGTTAAGGATTTAAGGTAGTAATACTCTGTACCACATCCTACCAGCCTGACACGGTTCACGCAATCAGAGGGAATTTATCTGAGACCAGCAAAAAGGCCTCTGCTCGGCCTCACCCGTGTTTTGCTAATCAAGATTTATGGCAAGACAAAGGCTTGGAATAAAGATGCTGATACTGATCTATGCTTGTCATAAGCCCAAAAGAAAACTGGAATCCTGCCTGAGCTTAAATACTAGGCATGAATTTTGACAAAACATCTTCATCTCAACTGTGGATGCGTTTTAGGATGAGGGAATATCAAGGTCCTCAGGTAAACGAGAATCTCTCACAAGGGGAAACATTAAAAAAGCAACCCcaattaggcagtgagacatttAGGTAGTCCACAGACTACGTTCTGCAGGAATCTATCACCACCCTCAGGGTTTCTATGTAAcattccagctctctcttcccacaTCTCTCTAAAAGAAACCCAGCAAATCCTGCTCCATATATTCAAGAGCATAGTGCAGAAGAAAGAAATGTAGCATTACTCATAAATGGCAGGTTCTTTTCAAGAGTGTTTTTTCCCCATTCTTGggtgttttaaagaaaatttctACAGGGCATTTTGCTTGCCTTCTCCTGACTTCAGGAAGAGGTCTGAAGGCGCACAGGATAATTCTGAAAACTCTGAAGAAGCTGAATACCTGAAACATATTTGTGCCTTTGCAAATCATCTTCTTCATCTAGTGACTGGTAATTTTTCCTCAGTCTTCTTGTGTCGTATACAGTATGATCTTTATTCAGTACTTTAAACAGGTTCTGGCCATATCTTTATTAATTTACCTTCTCAATTTCAGATGGTAATCATCTCTGAAACTGGGTTCAGCTTGTGCTCTCCCAGGGGTTTTCTCACTGTCTGACATATGAGCATCCTGCTAGTTTTGGGACCCCATATTTATTTGTGTGGGCTGAATAAATCCTAATGGCATTCTACGTCATTGCAGGGTTGCACACGTGATTTTAACCTGAATGGGACCCTCTGTCAAATTAgtaggggaaaaggcaaatataaaaaCATGTTTTGCTTGCCAGTCGTCATTAAGgttacaaaaaaaagcagtgataAAATCTGAAGGCAAGAGCAGAGGCGGCGCTTTAGGAAATTATCTGAATTGCCAAGGTATGAATTCTGAGCTTGatgaacaaaagaaaaatgcatcATCTACAGCAAAGATTATTTGTTATTCAAGTCTCGGAAGTTAAAAGATACATGAATGCAAGAGATAATCGGAGCATTATCAAACTTGTGATCAGAAGTTCCTAGAACCTCAGTCCACCAATTACTGGTTATTTAGGATCTGATGCTGGTGGTTCAGCAGACTGGTCCCACCAACAGACCGGGGAAAGGAGATGAAAAACCGTAGAGTGCATGATTaatatatttcaaaagaggactgcttATTGAATTAGGAAGAGCTAAGATACATGCAGCACTTTCCAAATGTTCCCTTGTCATGTAACTTCTGTATTTGTCACAGGGATGTTCTGCAAAATCGTGaatggggggagaggagaggtggtCTACATGACTGCAAATGGGGGCAGAGGTGTCCAGTAGGCATTTTAGGTCTAACGGGCATGTGGTCCACAGTAAGAATACATTTTCAACCACCACAGCCATGGCACGTGGTGCCCCCTGCTGGTGTGTGTAAGAAATGGTCATCTTACAGTGGCTCACTCTGTACTGGTGACCACTTTCACACAGCAAGCTCAGAGTATGATccccttataaattaaaaatggGGGAAGATTAAGCTAATGGGGGTTCAGGGCTGTCAGCCTCAGAGCTCACAGCGCACAATACCCGTATAATTATCTTGCAATCCCCAGAGTGAGAAATCTGAAATATACCATAACATTTGAAAAAGGCTGTTTGCATTAAAATAATCTAGATGAACAGTAAACAATGAAGGGAAGGACCTTAAAAATGTTTTGCCTTTGGGTCCTTCCATATAACTCAGATTTACCTCCACACTTTGTTCAGAGAAGAATCAGCCTGAACAAGAATTTTAAGCAATACATCTGTAAATATCTGAAAACCAAAGAATATTCAAATACTTCTTTCTCCCAAGCCACATAGTAGATAAACTCATGACTACCCTGTGACACTATGCTATCCTGCTCCAAGGTTCATGACAACTTTGATTAGCGCGTAAGGAAAGGGTTAAATGAAAAATAAGATAGTGAAGGAAGATCTTAAATGAGGAACACAATTCTCTTTCAACAACCAGGCATGACACAGACAGCATGACTCCCTGAGATATTCCTAGGAACACATTCAAAATAACCCCATTTCTAATTTAAACCCTAAACCACATTTATCCCTCTCACAGGCAAATAGCTGCCCAGACAAATCAACATCAGCCTCTCTGGTGCTTTATTCCCGAGCAACGCCATCATATTTTAACTATGTGGTCAGGGTAAATATATACCGGTCTTTATTGTAACTGACAATATTTAGTTATTCTAAAAAAACGCTCatagaaatgaaaaataatacaTCTAACAGGAAAGTCCAGACAGGGAACAAAAACAGGCCTGAACACATTCAAACCGCCACATTTCTAGAAGGCATAATTTTTACCCTCGCTTCCTGGGAGGCAAAACAAGTGTTTCTTGACTCTCataaataagttgattttgttttACGGTGAGAAGCTGAGATACCAGGGCACACAAGTCACAGCGCAACAAGAAAACGTTAACCATTCATGCTCCAAGATGTCATTCTTCCCAGGTGAAAAGACTAGACATCAGGCAATAAAATCCAAAGGTCTGTTGAATCCACCTTTTCTGTTCATGTACTGCCTGTGATGAGGGAAAAGAAATCAGCATTGTTAGAATCTACTTGCCCTTGTGATCATTAGAACCTACTTGTCCATGTGAGGAGCTTTAGCAGCTAGCAGCTCCGATCTACTCATCCAGGCTTGGTGGGTTTTAAAGCACTGGTGGAAATCCACTAGAGGCTGGCTCAGAGAGAATGCTGCTGCCACTCTATAGCAGCGTGACAGTGCCTTGTGTGATGGGAGCTGGATGTTTGAGAAATGCCAAACAGGAATGGCACTGAGTGGCATTTCTGACGGAAGTCTCAGCAAAGAAGTCACGATTAAATGAGCCATGGAGAACTCACCCAGTCACCAGCAAACCCTTCAATTTTAGGCGGAGCTTATATTAGTAAACAAAGGACCTTTGCTAATATAGCATCTACTGATACAGCAAGCCAAATAAGCTATGCCGAAAAAAGCACTTATGTGCCCATACAACTACATCTGCACTAGTGCTTTTGCCAATTCAAAAACATTGGCAAAATAGACAGCACGCCCCAGCATGACAACACTATACTGGCAAAAGATTCTCCTACAAACCTGGTTACTGTGAGACAGAGGCACAGTGGTTTGGAAGCTTGCTATGCTGCTGCTGTGCAATGGCTAAAGGATTTTGGGTCCCAGGGTAATCAATACAATATATTTCAGAGGTACTGTAGCTTAGAGTTAAAGGGCATACAAAATAGACAAGGCAAGCCACATTTTTCCAGCAGTTACAAGAAGGAGAGGGAGAAGATTCCCAGGACTGCAGTGGCAATCTGTGCCACTCTAGTCGCGTACAGGTAATCTGGACTTCCCTAGCCTGGCAATGCAGTTGGTCTAGCATCAGTAGTGATCCCATGGGTACTCTGGGACTGAGGAAAAACCAGCAGACTGGGGCCGGGAGCAGAGGGGCCATcactgacctcccttggtcctgGACgagggagattcaacctgtgttgACAGTGTGTTTAGTGCCATAGCATCTGAGCTTTGCACAAAGTTATGTGTATCTAAACAGTGGTGAACGCACCTTTGTTTTTCGGTTCACCCCTGTCTCCACAGCAGTGGAGATTTAGAGAAATGGGGGAAGACGTATCTGGTTTCAGTAGTGTATAACAACTGCATAAATATAATATCAACCTGCACTCCTCAACACAAGCAAGAATAGCTTCTCAGACAATAAAACCCAGAGATCACCAGAGTTCTCCCCAGGACTGCGAAGTCTTCGCTGGATCAGATTGTCCTGGAAAAGAAATTATGTCTCCTGCAACATACCCAGCCAGGCATCAGCTATTTCACAAGTCTGTCCAAGTGGCAGAAACACAAACCTGTACTTTCTCTTCTGGGACACGTTTATAGCGTAGGCATTTACAGAACCATCCACTTTCTTCCCCTGAAAGACACAATGGAAAACTCAGTGTGTCGCACTGAGAACAATTCAGGAGGAGGCACAAGTTGTACAGCTGGGATCAACCCATCTAACCTAGCGTATTTTGTAAGAAAGCCAACTTGAAACCAGGGATAAGGCGGGTGAGAAACTCTTTTATCGAACAACTTTGGTTAGTGAGAGAGAAGATTTCCAGTTTACACAGACCCAAAGAGCATTGtctaagctcaaaagcttgtctctttcttcAACAccagttagtccaataaaagacatcatCTCGCCCACTTtaactctgtaatatcctgacACGGACTCAGCTAAAGCAACATCGCGTGTAAGTTGAAACCAGTTAGCAGCAGCTTACTAGATCTTTGCCAGATTTGTGTTACGTTGCAGAGGAATGACATTAACAAAACaacactttttcaaaagcaattaGCAACAGTTCTAATCACTTTCCTCGGTCACACCATATCACAAAGCTCAATGTTAGCACCTATCTGCATCCATGGGTTCCATAAACAACAATGGCAAAATAAAGTTTTGTCTAACCACAGCTGTGGCATGGACAGGAGACACTgctgaaaaacatttttatacatgttgaacctttctagtccagcaccctcgggacctgacaggtactgagaaagagaatttgccagtccatggcaggtcaatattgtttatcagcattaccaagactttcactgcttactgggctcttagaaaacaaaaagcaatcctgtagcaccttggaaactatcaatataatttattacgtgatgagcatttgtgggacagtcccacttcagAGCTGGAGAATCCTAAGAACAGATAACTGAGAGGAAGGACATttaaagtttaaaagaaaaacaggaaaaaaaataaacaaaaactgatgaatcagctagataagACAGAAGGAAGTGGGGCGGAGGAGGAAGAAATGAAGTTTCTGTCAGTGTCCACTAAGTGGTCTGCCTGGGTCACTGtgatatcaaaggtggggaaactgtccttgtaattcGTAAGGTAATTGACATCTTGGGCTCtctgaagacatttaggagtaaattacagctgaataacagcacagaacactgaaagccgggactggtagctgtaaacaaactttgtgggaccacgggaaacttggctacactcgTGATAAGTGCACATCCATCTAACTACATCatactggaccacagatgttgccaaatgaggcAGCaatggactacagaggttcaacctgtacattatcACCAGACCCTCTCAGGGTCTGAACAGAAGGGGCCTTAGTACCTTTCAGGATCATCTAGTGGACACTGCCCTTGTCTGTGACTCAAGAGATCCAGGCTCAATTTCAGGCTCAGTTGCAAGCTCCCTGCGTGCCTCTGGGCAAGTCAATCTGTGTGCATCACAGTGCCTAATCTGTAAGGCAGGATATCTCCCTACCTTCCAGGAGAATTATGAGGGGCAAATAATTACAAGATACTCGGACACTACAGTGTGTGTGGCGTATAGACAGACCCTACAGCTGTAATTCATTTAATGCCAGTAGGGTAGTAAACAGTATGATCAGTATTAAGAGTTTGCAGGCTCTCCCCCTTAGAGTGATGTACAAAATTATGTTAAAGGCAAAGACATATCCATGCTAATCTAAGCTCTGCAACTACAATTTCATATTGTGGGGCTGTAGCCTGGAGCTAGCACATCAAAAGGGGCAGAAGAAACAGGAAGATAAAATCAACACATCTGCATTTGTCCAAAGCAGAGGCCAACACAGGAAGGGCTGCTCCCAGATTACCAGCTGTCAGGTTTAACTTCTCATCTGAAAGTAACACTAGAAGCACAGTGTCACACTGGGGTATCTGGTCAAAagccaacacagaactggcttggtGCTACCTTACTTGTCTTGCAAGGACTCACAGGCTTGGAGCACAATGGTGCAGAACTGCCCATCATGACCAGTATGTTGAAGTCCTCTGCTAATGCTGTATTATAAGCAGAACAGCAGCTCTCTATTATGGTTCCTATCAATACTCTTCTGAGGCAACGTTTCAACACACTGAGTTATTTCTTGCTACGTACTGACGAATTCCAAAGATTTGACAGCGACCTGTAATGCTGAGTGATTTAATGTTACAGGCAAGCAGCAAACCTTCCTCCAGCCTCTTGTGAAGGATCTTCCTAAACTTACCAAAGAAGCTTGTCTATACCCACGCTTGTCTATACTTTTTATTCAAGTTCTGTGGAACAGTCAACTCACTTTTGTTGTGTCAAAGGATGCAAAACCCATCATTTTCATCATCTCAATTTCCTCCTCTGTTTTGCCTTCCATATcttcttctgaaaacaaaaacaaatacaagaGGGATATGAAATACAATACTAGGAATAATTACCAGGCACATGATGGAAACTTACTGAATCTGTTGAGTAGGAAGGTAGGTAGTGTATGTGCTGCAAAACTGGCTCTTTGTTCGGCCCATACATATGGTTGGAAAAGAATACTGGTCCTTTGGTTAGAAAAACAATGCAAGGTCAGATTCGCCCCCAAAATGGAAGTTTCACAGAGGTTTGTTTTTACTAATACTGAATAAAAATATTCCCAAGTTTCTTTGCTTTCAAATTCCAAAGAAAACAATAtttcaaaaaaacacaaaacagacaaaCGCAAACAGACAAGACGTTCCTCTACAGCTGCCACCCAAATATTGTGTTAGTGGCGAATGAAGGAAAGAGAATGACATGATGAGCACAAAGAAACAGATTCTTTTTTAACTGCAGCCTTACTCAAGCATGAGATACATAGTAGTATTCATgaacagaaacagagagggagccgtgttagtctatacacgatcaaaacaaaaagcagtcaagtatcactttaaagactagcaaaataatttatcaggtgagctttcatgggacagacccacttcttcagatcgtagccagaccagaacagactcaatatttaaggcacagagaaccaaaaacagtgtcctccttgattactgcttttggttctctatgccttaaatatggagtctgttctggtctggctacgttctgaagaagtgggtctgtcccatgaaagctcacctaataaattattttgctagtctttaaagcgctacttgactgctttttggttttttagtAGCATTCATGTGCCAGGTACTTTACACAAGAATAAGAAAGCAGGTGACCAAGCTTGACAGAGATATCTAACTTGAGGCATATCACAGATGATTAAAGTGGGACATGGGAAGCAacagaaaatggaaaggaaaacccCTGTACGGGAGACGCTGTGGTTGCAATTTCTTTCTTAACACATACTCTTGAGTTACTGACTAAGTTTTGCTTTGTAAAAAAAGCATCACAGATAACAAAGGAAAGCGAACTGCTTTGTAGGAAAGCAGATAAAAGTCATCAACCCATCCCCTTGCAATATGGGGCAACTTCCACTGACTTTGATTTTACCCATTACTGTTATAGTAATCCTTTAAAATTTACAGCTAGTAATCCGGAGAGCTGGGTTCCATTTGTTTCAGCACTTTGGATGGCCAGCACAATACCAGTCAGACCATAACTACTCTTGAGACAAGCTTTCAgtttccctcccagccccattgtacagatgacGAGAATTCTTTACCCTCACCCTGTGTGTGTGCTGCCTAATTCCTTACCAACAGTAAAGTGTTTGGAGAGCCTCTTAAATATGCTGTCAGGCCTTAGGTCTTGTGACCAGATCTTTAAGGGCCGACTCTTAGGCAGGCTCAGAGTCCCACTGCAGTTATTGGGCCTCCACAAGGCTACAAGTGCCTGCTCTTGAAGAATTAATTGTAAAAAATACTGGCATTGTCAGACTGAATCAGACCCAAGGTTCTGTATCCTGGCTTCGACAGTGGTCAGGACCAATGCCAGAAACCTCTTAGTAGACAGCATGAGGGTCACAGCCTAACTCCTACCAATTAGTAACTGAATTATGCCCTGAAGCAGGAGGTTTCATCTCTCTCAGAATGGTTTATGTGCATTAACTATGACTAAGCATATGGACTGGGGCCTAGGAAGGCAAAGTATCACTAAAAAGGGCTGCACAGGTTCAGGCCTGGGTTGCACTCACAGATGTGAATCAAATTTTACATCTATTCTCCTTTCCCATCTGCCTTTAGTAATCCTGGCTtatgcagcagcagaggcccaTAGCTACTCCATTTGCTAATTTTAACTAGATGTTTAAACAAAGATAAACGGAGCCCCGATACCCTGCTTTGTTTCACATGGTTAGAACATTGCTGCATTACCAGTGATCTGACGCTCTTTGCTTTTGGagtctttgttttctttcttttcatcgTCTCGTCTTTCCTTCTGCCGAGCTGGGGAAGAAGAGCTGGATCTGTGACGTCTTGGGGACCTAGAGTTTCACACAAGTAAAGATTTCAATCCAAAAACAGTTCACATTGTAATATCTGCTGGAGGGTGAATCAACAACAAACACACAATTACAATCCCACTTACAGCTATACATGCGGCATCAAGGAAGTAGAGCAATAGATACGTGATGTTGCAATGACTGGCATTGTTTTAGTGTTTTCTTGTGTGCCCCCTCTGCTTGTACTTCTCAGTTGACTCATCTTGTCCTTAGACTGtcaactctttggggcagggatcatctatttatttttcatttgtacagcacctagtacaatgGTGCCCTGACCCATGACTAGAAGCTCTAGTTGTTACtacactccaaacaaacaaagcaaaggtGCGTAATTACATCACATGGGCCCTAGTAAAAAAAAAGCATAACACAGGCTGAATATTAATAAAGAGTCCCCTAACATGGATATTTGTTTgtagaattattttttctttccctgaGCCCGTCAAAAACCCCATTTCCTGCATGTCATGAGGCTCACATCCAATTACCCCATTGATATAACAGTGAGAATGACTCCAATATGAACAGTTAGGGAATAGGATCATCAGCTAGAAAGCTCTGCCTGTTACCTTCAGAGAATTCAGAAATTTTTCCCCTCACCTGGATCGCCTCCTATGTGGGGAACGGGAACGACTCCTCCTCCTGTCCCTCTCCCGGGACCTCGAACGCTCCCGTcgcctcctctccctctcccggGATGCAGAACGGGAGCGCCTACGTTCTGAAAGACACCATGTTTGGGGAAAGAAGTGAAATGCTGATTAGTGTTGACTAGCTGGAACTGCCATCACCACTGTTACAGCTTCAGTAAATCCCTAAATTCATAGGAGTGTATCAGCTATAACTAAATTAAAAATAGCAGGAAGGAAATTCTTCCACCAACTAAATCCCAAGATTTGTTCCGAGGCAGGAAGAGCAACAagagcagagaaagaaaaatgagGGATGCATGGCAGTACTCACTGCAAAATTCTGAGTTCACCTTTTCAGAGAGATAAAGTAGTAAAAGTTCTATAATTAAAATAGAAAGAGGGACTATTCAGCAGAAACAAAATCTAGCTGtgagcactttgctaatcagatgAGTGGCACCGGAGTATCTCCTGAGTGGCCGAACAAACAGAATTTACAGGGAACAGTGACCCAGGTCCgagagccactgacacaggtAGACTGAATTCAAGGGCCAGCTTATTTCCATATCTTTAACAGTGTGCCTGATTCCTTTGCCTTGTGGTGCATCTCCCAGCCACCCTGGTATCAAGGCAGGGATCAGAGAGCCCTTCTAAGTGAGGAAGAAGCTTCCCTGACTGTTATTCTGTTCCCCATACAACTGGGCTTCCCCCTTTGCCCCATTATTTGGCTTTCTGGGTCCCTCCTCTTGCTGCAGAGTGACCGCTAGCTCAACCCCTGTATCAGGGAAGAGACCAGGAAAGCTGTGCCTCTCTTGGCGACGGGGTGGAACAGGCATTACATACCCCCTCCCCAAATAGCCATCAGGGCACAGATCTATTCTCTAGACGACAGGTGCAGTATCTGCCATTtacgtgtccccccccccccgccccgacccagCAAGGAATGGACATCCTTCCCTTATCccagggcagcgggtggggggggggggtgtaactTCTATTTACCCCCTCTCCACCTGCCTCAGGCAGGGATCTATGGGTGTGCCTGCATGTCTCTCCTGGGAAGGAGCATCCCTTGACCCCACCCTGGCACAGACCGCCAGTATAGAGGTTCCTGATCTCTTCTCTGACAtagccccagagcccccaccccacttttgcTCCTCCCAGGGAGCAGCTTCCATTGCCCCCGCCCCTCATGGATCAGTGGGTCCAGCCTTTCCCCATGGGAGGAAGGAGCGTCCATTGATCGCAGGGCAAAGGTCAAGGGGTCCTTCTCTCTACTCCAGAGGCGCTTCCCGCCCATCCCCCCTTAGGCCACGCACCAGCgggtccctcccacctccctgagcGCCCCCTGCGCCCTCTATCGCAGGAGGGGGGGCTCAgaatccccgcccccccccactcacccctCCGCGGGGGGGACCTGGAGCGGCTCCGGCCCATCCCGCCGCGCCCGGACCCCAGCGGCTCCCTCGGCGTCAGCCCCCGCCCGGTAGGGGCATTCAACGGAAATAGCCTCCGCCGGGGACATTTCCGGTGGAGTCCTCTCCGCTTCAGTTCCGGCCAGGAATACATTCCACGACACTTTGATTCCGGCGCCACTAGGTTCCTATATGTTTATGCTTCTGCATTGGGGCCCGCACTTCTGGGGACTTGTCGTTATGCCCCCACcgcctgtcagccagccaggcacctcGCTGGCAGGTCGCCAACGTTAGGACTTGTCCTGAGCTGCAGCCAGGACACATGGGCTCTGGACCTGGAGTTATCCCATCCCCAGTTTGCACCAGCCAACTTACCCCAGCTTATCCCCAGTGTCTGC
Encoded proteins:
- the SNRNP27 gene encoding U4/U6.U5 small nuclear ribonucleoprotein 27 kDa protein, which translates into the protein MGRSRSRSPPRRERRRSRSASRERERRRRERSRSRERDRRRSRSRSPHRRRSRSPRRHRSSSSSPARQKERRDDEKKENKDSKSKERQITEEDMEGKTEEEIEMMKMMGFASFDTTKGKKVDGSVNAYAINVSQKRKYRQYMNRKGGFNRPLDFIA